One stretch of Actinacidiphila sp. DG2A-62 DNA includes these proteins:
- the tkt gene encoding transketolase gives MASEHSGSTAGRDQSLALPVAERAGWDGVDVRAVDTVRMLAADAVQKVGNGHPGTAMSLAPLAYLLFQNVMRHDPADDQWLGRDRFVLSCGHSSLTLYIQLYLAGYGLELSDLEAYRTWDSATPGHPEHRHTRGVEITTGPLGQGLASAVGMALAARRERGLLDPDAEPGTSPFDHHVYVIASDGDLMEGVTAEAASLAGHQELGNLTVFYDSNHISIEDDTDVSFSEDVPARFAAYGWHVQTVDWTRSGEYVEDVDALLAATRAAAQETGRPSLIMLRTLIGWPAPTKQNTGKAHGSALGEDEVAATKRLLGFDPQAHFTVEDEVLARTRQAADRGRQAHARWDERFTAWQRSNPDRAALLNRLQKQELPDGWADALPNFPADDKGMATRAASGKVLTALAPILPELWGGSADLASSNNTTMDGEPSFIPADRQTKDWKGGPYGRTLHFGIREHAMGAILNGIALQSLTRPYGGTFLTFSDYMRPAVRLAALMQLPATYIWTHDSIGLGEDGPTHQPVEHLAALRAIPGLDVVRPADANETTACWRTILEHHDRPAALVLSRQNLPVLDRSNGAYAPARGAAKGGYVLADAADGAVPEVILVATGSEVQIALDARDLLAADGLAVRVVSMPCREWFAAQPVEYQDEILPPAVRARVSVEAAVAQGWRDVVGDAGRIVSLEHYGASADYQRLYTEFGITAQAVAAAARDSIHDTRQTPRPGGHQPTSAPTSGGTGDRP, from the coding sequence ATGGCGAGTGAGCATTCCGGAAGCACAGCAGGACGCGACCAGTCCTTGGCGCTTCCGGTGGCGGAGCGGGCCGGTTGGGACGGGGTGGACGTGCGGGCGGTGGACACCGTGCGGATGCTGGCGGCAGACGCGGTGCAGAAGGTCGGCAACGGTCACCCCGGCACGGCGATGAGCCTGGCCCCGCTGGCCTACCTGCTCTTTCAGAACGTCATGCGGCACGACCCGGCCGACGACCAGTGGCTGGGCCGGGACCGGTTCGTGCTGTCCTGCGGGCACTCCAGCCTGACCCTGTACATCCAGCTCTACCTGGCCGGCTACGGCCTGGAGCTGTCGGACCTGGAGGCGTACCGGACCTGGGACTCGGCCACCCCCGGGCACCCGGAGCACCGCCACACCCGCGGGGTGGAGATCACCACAGGGCCGCTGGGACAGGGCCTGGCCAGCGCGGTCGGCATGGCGCTGGCCGCCCGCCGCGAACGCGGCCTGCTCGACCCGGACGCGGAGCCGGGCACCAGCCCGTTCGACCACCACGTCTACGTCATCGCCTCCGACGGCGACCTGATGGAGGGCGTCACTGCCGAGGCCGCCTCCCTGGCCGGTCACCAGGAACTCGGCAACCTCACCGTCTTCTACGACTCCAACCACATCTCGATCGAGGACGACACCGACGTCTCCTTCAGCGAGGACGTCCCGGCCCGCTTCGCCGCCTACGGCTGGCACGTCCAGACCGTGGACTGGACGCGCAGCGGTGAATACGTCGAGGACGTCGACGCGCTGCTCGCCGCCACCCGCGCCGCTGCGCAGGAGACCGGCCGCCCCTCCCTGATCATGCTGCGCACCCTGATCGGCTGGCCCGCCCCGACCAAGCAGAACACCGGCAAGGCCCACGGCTCGGCGCTCGGCGAGGACGAGGTCGCCGCCACCAAGCGGCTGCTGGGCTTCGACCCGCAGGCGCACTTCACCGTCGAGGACGAAGTCCTGGCGCGCACCCGGCAGGCGGCGGACCGCGGCCGGCAGGCCCACGCCCGCTGGGACGAGCGGTTCACCGCCTGGCAGAGGAGCAATCCGGACCGGGCGGCGCTGCTCAATCGGTTGCAGAAACAGGAACTTCCCGACGGCTGGGCCGACGCGCTGCCAAATTTCCCCGCCGACGACAAGGGCATGGCCACCCGCGCCGCGTCCGGCAAAGTCCTCACCGCGCTGGCGCCGATCCTGCCCGAGTTGTGGGGCGGCTCGGCCGACCTCGCCTCCAGCAACAACACCACCATGGACGGCGAGCCGTCGTTCATCCCCGCCGACCGCCAGACCAAGGACTGGAAGGGCGGCCCCTACGGGCGGACCCTGCACTTCGGCATCCGTGAGCACGCCATGGGCGCGATCCTCAACGGCATCGCCCTGCAGAGCCTGACCCGCCCCTACGGCGGCACCTTCCTGACCTTCTCCGACTACATGCGCCCCGCCGTACGCCTGGCCGCCCTGATGCAACTGCCCGCTACCTACATCTGGACCCACGACTCCATCGGCCTGGGCGAGGACGGACCCACCCACCAGCCCGTCGAACACCTCGCAGCACTGCGTGCCATCCCCGGCCTCGACGTCGTCCGGCCCGCCGACGCCAACGAGACCACCGCCTGCTGGCGGACCATCCTGGAACACCACGACCGGCCCGCCGCACTGGTCCTGTCCCGGCAGAACCTGCCGGTCCTGGACCGGAGCAACGGCGCATACGCCCCTGCCCGCGGAGCGGCCAAGGGGGGCTATGTTCTCGCCGACGCAGCCGACGGCGCCGTGCCCGAGGTGATCCTGGTCGCCACCGGCTCCGAGGTCCAGATCGCCCTGGACGCCCGCGATCTGCTGGCCGCCGACGGCCTGGCGGTCCGGGTGGTGTCGATGCCGTGCAGGGAATGGTTTGCCGCCCAACCGGTGGAGTACCAGGACGAGATCCTGCCGCCGGCGGTGCGGGCGCGGGTCAGCGTCGAGGCCGCGGTCGCACAGGGCTGGCGCGACGTGGTCGGTGACGCCGGCCGCATCGTCAGCCTGGAACACTACGGCGCCTCCGCCGACTATCAGCGCCTCTACACCGAGTTCGGCATCACTGCGCAGGCGGTCGCCGCAGCCGCCCGCGACAGCATCCACGACACCCGGCAGACGCCGCGCCCCGGTGGCCACCAGCCGACCTCCGCCCCTACCAGCGGCGGCACCGGCGACCGCCCCTGA
- the tal gene encoding transaldolase: MSAIGASDPLAALSAAGVSVWLDDLSRELLAGGELKKLIADRHVVGVTTNPTIFASALSEGDRYNEQLRALSGKGASVDDAVFALTTDDVREGCDVLAPVHERTGGVDGRVSIEVDPGSARDADVTIDQAGRLWETIDRPNLFVKIPATREGLAAITAVIARGISVNVTLIFSLDRYGDVMDAYQAGLEQAQAAGHDLSGIHSVASFFVSRVDTETDRRLDEIGTPEARNLKGRAAVANARLAYRAYEHMVAEPRWRRLAAAGANVQRPLWASTGVKNPDYPDTMYVSELAIPGTVNTMPGATLAAFADHGTPPASAEPSAAHYAAAEAHLASLQAVGIDFADVTDALEREGLEKFEASWAQLAASVGEAMRSGAGPAAGAADGGSDSADLLAIYLNDHYTGATGGLELFRRAAGAATEKEKEAVLTDLARQVEEDRDALAQIMSDLGVSVDRARAALGWVAEKAGRLKTNGHLFSRSPLSEVLEAEAMLLGVLGKAACWRTLRARADTDRRLDAAKLDTLLERAERQSTALEELRTAAAARALDARTAPGS, from the coding sequence ATGTCTGCTATCGGTGCGTCTGATCCGCTTGCCGCCCTGTCCGCTGCGGGGGTGTCGGTCTGGCTGGACGACCTGTCGCGTGAGCTGCTGGCCGGTGGTGAGCTGAAGAAGCTGATCGCGGACCGGCATGTGGTGGGGGTCACGACGAATCCCACGATCTTCGCCTCCGCGCTGTCCGAGGGCGACCGCTACAACGAGCAGCTGCGGGCGCTGAGCGGGAAGGGCGCGAGCGTCGATGACGCCGTCTTCGCGCTGACCACGGACGATGTCCGCGAGGGCTGCGACGTTCTCGCTCCGGTTCATGAGCGCACCGGCGGGGTCGACGGGCGGGTCTCGATCGAGGTCGATCCCGGATCGGCGCGCGACGCCGACGTCACCATCGACCAGGCCGGCAGGTTGTGGGAGACGATCGACCGGCCGAACCTGTTCGTGAAGATCCCGGCCACCCGTGAGGGACTGGCCGCGATCACCGCCGTCATCGCCCGCGGCATCAGCGTCAACGTCACGCTGATCTTCTCCCTGGACCGCTACGGCGACGTGATGGACGCCTACCAGGCCGGCCTGGAGCAGGCCCAGGCCGCCGGACATGACCTGTCGGGCATCCACTCGGTCGCGTCGTTCTTCGTCTCCCGGGTCGACACCGAGACCGACCGGCGCCTGGACGAGATCGGCACCCCCGAGGCCCGGAACCTCAAGGGCAGGGCCGCGGTCGCCAACGCCCGGCTGGCCTACCGGGCATACGAGCACATGGTGGCCGAGCCGCGCTGGCGGCGCCTGGCCGCGGCCGGAGCCAACGTCCAGCGACCGCTGTGGGCGTCCACCGGAGTGAAGAACCCGGACTACCCGGACACGATGTACGTCAGCGAGCTGGCCATTCCGGGCACCGTGAACACGATGCCCGGCGCCACTCTTGCTGCGTTCGCCGACCACGGCACGCCTCCTGCGAGCGCCGAGCCGTCGGCCGCCCACTACGCAGCCGCCGAAGCCCACCTGGCGTCGCTTCAGGCGGTCGGCATCGACTTCGCCGACGTGACCGACGCCCTGGAGCGCGAGGGGCTGGAGAAGTTCGAGGCCAGCTGGGCGCAGCTCGCGGCATCGGTGGGCGAGGCGATGCGCTCCGGCGCCGGACCGGCGGCCGGGGCCGCGGACGGAGGTTCCGACAGCGCCGACCTGCTGGCGATCTACCTCAACGACCACTACACCGGTGCGACCGGTGGCCTGGAGCTCTTCCGTCGCGCCGCCGGCGCCGCGACGGAAAAGGAGAAGGAAGCGGTCCTGACGGACCTGGCCCGCCAGGTGGAGGAGGACCGTGACGCGCTGGCGCAGATCATGTCCGACCTGGGCGTGTCCGTCGATCGCGCCAGGGCGGCTCTGGGCTGGGTCGCGGAGAAGGCCGGCCGCCTGAAGACCAACGGCCACCTCTTCTCGCGCTCCCCCCTCAGCGAGGTCCTGGAAGCCGAGGCGATGCTCTTGGGCGTCCTGGGCAAAGCAGCGTGCTGGCGCACCCTGCGCGCCCGGGCCGACACCGACCGGCGCCTGGACGCCGCGAAGCTGGACACCCTGCTGGAACGCGCCGAGCGGCAGAGCACGGCCCTGGAAGAGCTGCGGACCGCGGCAGCCGCCCGCGCGCTCGATGCCCGGACCGCGCCCGGCAGCTGA
- the hisS gene encoding histidine--tRNA ligase: MSTFQAPKGTYDLLPPDSATYLAVREAIAAPARRAGYGYVETPGFENVELFSRGVGESTDIVTKEMFTLTTKGGTQLALRPEGTASVLRAALQANLHKAGNLPVKLWYSGSYYRYERPQAGRYRHFSQVGAEAIGAEDPVLDAELIVLAVDAYRSLGLRGFRLLLNSLGDKECRPAYRAALQDFLRGLDLDEETRARIEINPLRVLDDKREAVQRQLAGAPLIADHLCEACKAYHEQVRELLTDAGVAFEDDPKLVRGLDYYTRTTFEFVHDGLGSQSAVGGGGRYDGLSEMIGGPALPSVGWALGVDRTVLALRAEGVELELPAVTDVYAVPLGEEARRTLFTAVTALRRAGVAADFAFGGKGMKNAMKSANRSGARFALVAGERDLAEGVVQLKDLESGEQGPVPTGEIVAAVKERLVQTARPGGVASGLTPS, from the coding sequence GTGAGCACGTTCCAGGCCCCCAAGGGCACCTACGACCTGCTGCCGCCCGACTCCGCGACGTACCTCGCGGTGCGCGAGGCGATCGCCGCCCCCGCGCGCCGCGCGGGCTACGGCTACGTCGAGACCCCCGGTTTCGAGAACGTCGAGCTGTTCTCCCGCGGGGTGGGCGAGTCGACCGACATCGTGACCAAGGAGATGTTCACCCTCACCACCAAGGGCGGCACCCAGCTCGCGCTGCGTCCCGAGGGCACCGCCTCGGTGCTGCGCGCCGCCCTCCAGGCCAACCTGCACAAGGCCGGGAACCTGCCGGTCAAGCTCTGGTACTCCGGCTCGTATTACCGCTACGAGCGGCCGCAGGCCGGCCGCTACCGGCACTTCTCGCAGGTCGGCGCCGAGGCCATCGGCGCGGAGGACCCGGTCCTCGACGCCGAGCTGATCGTCCTGGCGGTGGACGCCTACCGGTCGCTGGGCCTGCGCGGCTTCCGGCTGCTGCTGAACTCGCTCGGCGACAAGGAGTGCCGCCCGGCCTACCGCGCCGCCCTCCAGGACTTCCTGCGCGGCCTGGACCTGGACGAGGAGACCCGGGCGCGGATCGAGATCAACCCGCTGCGGGTGCTGGACGACAAGCGCGAGGCGGTGCAGCGGCAGCTGGCCGGCGCCCCGCTGATCGCCGACCACCTGTGCGAGGCGTGCAAGGCCTACCACGAGCAGGTGCGCGAGCTGCTGACCGACGCCGGCGTGGCCTTCGAGGACGACCCGAAGCTGGTCCGCGGCCTGGACTACTACACCCGCACCACCTTCGAGTTCGTCCACGACGGGCTCGGCTCGCAGTCCGCGGTCGGCGGCGGCGGACGCTACGACGGCCTGTCGGAGATGATCGGCGGCCCTGCGCTGCCGTCGGTCGGCTGGGCGCTGGGCGTGGACCGCACGGTGCTCGCGCTGCGCGCCGAGGGCGTGGAGCTGGAGCTGCCCGCGGTCACGGACGTCTACGCGGTGCCGCTCGGCGAGGAGGCCCGACGGACGCTGTTCACCGCGGTCACCGCGCTGCGCCGGGCCGGCGTCGCGGCCGACTTCGCGTTCGGCGGCAAGGGCATGAAGAACGCGATGAAGTCCGCGAACCGCTCGGGCGCCCGTTTCGCGCTGGTGGCGGGGGAGCGGGACCTGGCCGAGGGCGTGGTCCAGCTCAAGGACCTGGAGAGCGGCGAGCAGGGGCCGGTGCCGACCGGGGAGATCGTGGCCGCCGTCAAGGAGCGGCTGGTTCAAACCGCTCGTCCGGGTGGAGTCGCGTCAGGACTTACTCCGTCCTGA
- a CDS encoding serine/threonine-protein kinase, with protein sequence MAGERPDGRLLGGRYALQRPLGGGGGGRVHEALDTVLGRRVAVKLLAPFDDAPGGAGTRPSLDPVVRERFRREALTLARVNSGAVVRVLDVGGTDADIPYLVMELLDGVDLASLAEDGPLDVDVVCEIAAGICEGLSAVHEAGIVHRDVKPSNVMVTRSGQVVLFDFGLARAVDHRVVTAVSAAVGTPRYMSPEAVQGRAPQPVTDLYGLGACLHTLLTGRPPFEAEEDIGAVVLRIVGDGIPSLALRAADHPEPVAFAALSELVDELVAIDPAHRPRTAEEVRARLPHQPGASSRMRLVGKVGARVQAQALAAMTGAGRTAPPDASLPEYLDGPDAPVTGVWDALALPRLRGHEQHVVRLSAPASSAAGPRPLVLSDATRQLVMSSMTAGNAASRLREAVTLVQRGELQEAFRMLTAVARVCTAELGRDHATTLAAEYWQAVCLARLDAGPEALAVFASVSERCDAQEGEVR encoded by the coding sequence GTGGCAGGAGAGCGTCCGGACGGCCGGCTCCTGGGCGGTCGCTACGCCTTGCAACGACCGCTCGGCGGCGGGGGCGGCGGCCGCGTCCACGAGGCGCTGGACACGGTGCTGGGTCGCCGCGTGGCCGTCAAATTGCTGGCCCCGTTCGACGACGCCCCCGGGGGCGCCGGCACGCGGCCGTCCCTCGACCCGGTGGTGCGCGAGCGCTTCCGCCGTGAGGCGCTCACCCTGGCCCGGGTGAACAGCGGCGCGGTGGTCCGCGTGCTGGACGTCGGCGGCACCGACGCCGACATCCCCTACCTGGTGATGGAACTGCTCGACGGCGTCGACCTGGCCTCGCTCGCCGAGGACGGGCCGCTCGACGTCGACGTGGTCTGCGAGATCGCCGCCGGCATCTGCGAGGGCCTGTCCGCGGTGCACGAGGCCGGCATCGTGCACCGCGACGTCAAACCGTCCAACGTCATGGTCACCCGCTCGGGACAGGTCGTCCTCTTCGACTTCGGCCTGGCCAGGGCCGTCGACCACCGCGTCGTCACGGCGGTGAGCGCCGCCGTCGGCACCCCGCGCTACATGTCGCCGGAGGCCGTGCAGGGCCGGGCCCCGCAGCCGGTCACCGACCTGTACGGGCTCGGCGCCTGCCTGCACACCCTGCTCACCGGCCGGCCGCCGTTCGAGGCGGAGGAGGACATCGGCGCGGTGGTGCTGCGGATCGTGGGCGACGGCATCCCCTCGCTGGCCTTACGCGCGGCCGACCACCCGGAGCCGGTCGCCTTCGCCGCGCTGAGCGAACTGGTCGACGAGCTGGTCGCGATCGACCCGGCGCACCGCCCGCGCACCGCCGAGGAGGTTCGCGCCCGGCTGCCCCACCAGCCCGGCGCGTCCTCCCGGATGCGGCTCGTGGGCAAGGTCGGGGCCCGGGTCCAGGCGCAGGCGCTCGCCGCGATGACCGGCGCCGGCCGCACCGCGCCGCCGGACGCCTCGCTGCCGGAGTACCTCGACGGGCCCGACGCGCCCGTGACCGGCGTCTGGGACGCCCTGGCCCTGCCCCGGCTCCGCGGGCACGAGCAGCACGTGGTCCGGTTGTCGGCCCCGGCGTCGTCGGCCGCCGGTCCCCGGCCGCTGGTGCTCAGCGACGCCACCCGGCAGCTGGTGATGAGCAGCATGACCGCGGGCAACGCCGCCTCGCGACTGCGCGAGGCGGTCACGCTGGTGCAGCGCGGCGAGCTCCAGGAGGCGTTCCGCATGCTGACCGCGGTGGCCCGGGTGTGCACGGCGGAACTGGGCCGCGACCACGCCACCACGCTGGCCGCCGAGTACTGGCAGGCGGTCTGCCTGGCCCGGCTCGACGCGGGCCCGGAGGCGCTCGCGGTCTTCGCCTCGGTGAGCGAGCGCTGCGACGCGCAGGAGGGGGAGGTCCGATGA
- a CDS encoding effector-associated constant component EACC1 — protein sequence MTRRERPGTGTVPVDVLVLTPGAGPDGAPGPDGDHEDDLRSLLRWVRADEGVAAAEGLDGGRIVGAPPAPGEMGLGFDVLQFAVGSGISLGALAVSVAQWRDARAERSRRRVVVLRRGGTEIELPADPGADPAALARLLAPLLTAVPSAPSPVPAPAAAPPPPAPPPPAPVRAPSPVPAPAAAPPPAVPAPGPAFAPEPVPEPASGEDGGGRAAP from the coding sequence ATGACACGGCGGGAACGGCCGGGGACGGGGACGGTCCCGGTCGACGTGCTCGTGCTGACCCCCGGCGCGGGCCCCGACGGGGCCCCGGGACCGGACGGGGACCACGAGGACGACCTGCGCTCGCTGCTGCGCTGGGTGCGCGCGGACGAGGGCGTCGCCGCGGCCGAGGGCCTGGACGGCGGCCGGATCGTGGGCGCGCCGCCCGCGCCCGGCGAGATGGGGCTCGGCTTCGACGTGCTGCAGTTCGCCGTCGGCTCGGGGATCTCGCTGGGCGCGCTCGCGGTGTCGGTCGCGCAGTGGCGGGACGCGCGGGCGGAGCGGTCCCGCCGCAGGGTCGTGGTGCTGCGCCGCGGCGGTACGGAGATCGAGCTGCCCGCCGACCCGGGTGCCGACCCGGCCGCGCTCGCCCGCCTGCTGGCCCCGCTGCTCACGGCCGTGCCGTCCGCGCCGTCACCCGTACCGGCGCCTGCGGCCGCGCCGCCGCCGCCCGCGCCGCCGCCACCCGCGCCCGTACGCGCGCCGTCACCCGTACCGGCGCCCGCGGCCGCGCCGCCGCCCGCGGTGCCCGCGCCAGGGCCCGCGTTCGCGCCCGAGCCCGTACCGGAGCCGGCGTCCGGCGAGGACGGAGGCGGCCGTGCAGCTCCCTGA
- a CDS encoding vitamin K epoxide reductase family protein, whose amino-acid sequence MTASALDEPRTHGDREPEASGGLAAGRAFTWLLLICGALGLVASFVITDDKFKLLQAKVEGKTYTPACSLNPVISCGNVMESSQAHAFGFQNPIIGLVAYPVVICLAMGMLAGARYKPWFWYGLQAGGLFGVGFITWLQYQTIYNIHAICLWCSLAWVVTILIFWYTAVHNIKHRLYKVPEGARSLVLEFHWVVPVLWYGVIATAILVKFWYYWKTLI is encoded by the coding sequence ATGACTGCTTCCGCTCTTGACGAGCCCCGCACGCACGGCGATCGGGAACCCGAGGCATCCGGTGGGCTCGCGGCGGGCCGGGCCTTCACCTGGCTGCTGCTGATCTGCGGCGCGCTGGGTCTGGTCGCCTCCTTCGTGATCACCGACGACAAGTTCAAACTGCTGCAGGCCAAGGTGGAGGGCAAGACCTACACCCCGGCCTGCAGCCTGAACCCGGTGATCTCCTGCGGCAACGTGATGGAGAGCTCGCAGGCCCACGCCTTCGGCTTCCAGAACCCGATCATCGGCCTGGTCGCCTACCCCGTGGTGATCTGCCTGGCCATGGGCATGCTGGCGGGCGCCCGCTACAAGCCGTGGTTCTGGTACGGCCTGCAGGCCGGCGGCCTGTTCGGCGTCGGCTTCATCACCTGGCTCCAGTACCAGACCATCTACAACATCCACGCGATCTGCCTGTGGTGCTCCCTGGCCTGGGTCGTCACGATCCTGATCTTCTGGTACACCGCCGTCCACAACATCAAGCACCGGCTGTACAAGGTGCCCGAGGGCGCCCGCTCGCTGGTGCTGGAGTTCCACTGGGTGGTGCCGGTGCTGTGGTACGGCGTGATCGCCACCGCGATCCTGGTCAAGTTCTGGTACTACTGGAAGACCCTCATCTGA
- a CDS encoding peptidylprolyl isomerase: protein MVTKDQRRRQLAREKFERQQQRRVQQRRRSRVRTAVIGGVVAVVAIGLISAYAGGAFDSDSGKKKDDAAASPSATPSASAAAAKDPCAKPAAGKPGTQQWKKEPAVTIDKTAHYTFTLDTTCGAIPISLEAAKAPETVNSFDFLAGKGFFDHTKCHRLTTSAIYVLQCGDPTGTGSGGPGYTIGDENLTAFGKAGASGSVTYKAGTVAMANTGQKHTGGSQFFLVYKDSPLPPSYTPFGTISADGMKVLSKIAAAGESSGQGDGAPNATVVINKATVTKS from the coding sequence GTGGTCACCAAGGATCAGCGGCGGCGGCAGCTCGCCCGGGAGAAGTTCGAGCGGCAGCAGCAGCGCCGGGTTCAGCAGCGCCGGCGCTCCAGGGTGCGCACGGCGGTGATCGGCGGTGTGGTCGCGGTGGTCGCCATCGGCCTGATCAGCGCGTACGCCGGCGGCGCCTTCGACAGCGACAGCGGCAAGAAGAAGGACGACGCGGCGGCCTCGCCGTCGGCCACCCCGTCGGCCTCCGCCGCGGCGGCCAAGGACCCGTGCGCCAAGCCCGCCGCGGGCAAGCCCGGCACCCAGCAGTGGAAGAAGGAGCCGGCGGTCACCATCGACAAGACCGCGCACTACACCTTCACGCTGGACACCACCTGCGGCGCCATCCCGATCTCGCTGGAGGCCGCGAAGGCTCCCGAGACGGTCAACTCCTTCGACTTCCTGGCCGGCAAGGGCTTCTTCGACCACACCAAGTGCCACCGCCTGACCACCAGCGCAATCTACGTGCTGCAGTGCGGCGACCCGACCGGCACCGGCAGCGGCGGCCCCGGCTACACCATCGGCGACGAGAACCTGACCGCCTTCGGCAAGGCCGGCGCGAGCGGCTCGGTGACGTACAAGGCGGGCACCGTCGCGATGGCCAACACCGGCCAGAAGCACACCGGCGGCAGCCAGTTCTTCCTGGTGTACAAGGACAGTCCGCTGCCGCCCAGCTACACCCCGTTCGGCACGATCAGCGCGGACGGCATGAAGGTGCTGTCGAAGATCGCCGCGGCCGGCGAGAGCAGCGGCCAGGGCGACGGCGCCCCGAACGCCACCGTGGTGATCAACAAGGCGACGGTCACCAAGTCCTGA
- a CDS encoding caspase family protein, with translation MQLPDPNASRAVLIGTSSYSQLEQLPAVGANLRDLSQALADPLLWGLPEAHREVVGDPQDPTQLLDPVYRAGREATDTLLVYYAGHGLRDTESSDLYLALTGSRAHTGYTAVAYEHLRAVVRGSEARRKIVVLDCCFSGRAARTLSEADSVAGHTAVDGAYVLTASPRDRAALAPDGETHTAFTGELLDILRLGIPDGPALIDLDTLFQELERRLRAKNRPLPRRSQEDAVGRLPLVRNRAVAAEPGPAGPVLPHEVRSAMVASGLRLARRLRAAGRSRDALPILRLAMREGAGHGGGTFAVQLELSELLADTGQVKEAVEVLEQAFAQTHTSAGPEAVLVCRRLADLLQESGNHIQACEVLKHALDLMEFGPAAGRVAARPDGAAG, from the coding sequence GTGCAGCTCCCTGACCCCAACGCCTCGCGCGCCGTGCTGATCGGCACCTCCTCGTACAGCCAGCTGGAGCAGCTGCCCGCGGTCGGCGCGAACCTCCGGGACCTGTCGCAGGCGCTCGCCGACCCGTTGCTGTGGGGCCTGCCCGAGGCGCACCGGGAGGTCGTCGGCGACCCGCAGGACCCGACGCAGCTGCTGGACCCGGTGTACCGGGCCGGCCGCGAGGCCACCGACACGCTGCTGGTCTACTACGCCGGCCACGGCCTGCGCGACACCGAGTCCTCGGACCTCTACCTGGCGCTCACCGGGTCGCGCGCCCACACCGGCTACACCGCCGTGGCCTACGAGCACCTGCGCGCGGTGGTGCGCGGCTCCGAGGCACGGCGCAAGATCGTCGTGCTCGACTGCTGCTTCAGCGGGCGCGCCGCCCGCACCCTGAGCGAGGCCGACAGCGTGGCCGGCCACACCGCGGTCGACGGCGCCTATGTGCTCACCGCCTCGCCCCGGGACCGGGCCGCCCTCGCGCCGGACGGCGAGACGCACACCGCGTTCACCGGGGAGCTGCTGGACATCCTGCGGCTCGGCATCCCGGACGGCCCCGCGCTGATCGACCTGGACACGCTGTTCCAGGAGCTCGAACGCCGGCTGCGGGCCAAGAACCGCCCGCTGCCCCGCCGTTCACAGGAGGACGCGGTCGGCCGCCTGCCGCTGGTGCGCAACCGGGCCGTCGCCGCGGAGCCCGGCCCGGCGGGGCCGGTGCTGCCGCACGAGGTGCGCTCGGCGATGGTCGCCTCCGGGCTGCGCCTGGCCCGCAGGCTGCGCGCCGCAGGGCGCAGCCGCGACGCCCTGCCGATCCTGCGGCTCGCGATGCGCGAGGGGGCCGGGCACGGCGGCGGGACGTTCGCGGTGCAGCTCGAACTGAGCGAACTGCTCGCCGACACCGGGCAGGTGAAGGAGGCGGTCGAGGTGCTGGAGCAGGCGTTCGCCCAGACCCACACCTCGGCGGGGCCGGAGGCGGTCCTCGTCTGCCGCCGGCTCGCCGACCTCCTGCAGGAGTCCGGCAACCACATCCAGGCCTGCGAGGTGCTCAAACACGCCTTGGACCTGATGGAGTTCGGCCCGGCCGCCGGCCGCGTGGCGGCCCGTCCGGACGGCGCCGCCGGCTGA
- a CDS encoding MBL fold metallo-hydrolase, which yields MLIAGFPAGAWGTNCYVVAPAAGEECVIIDPGHRAAPGVEDLLAKHRLKPVAVILTHGHIDHVASVVPVCGAHGVPAWVHPEDRYMLADPEKALGQAIGAQLLGELTVGEPDDLRELSDGSVLELAGLRFSVAHAPGHTKGSVTYRTPETAEIPPVLFSGDLLFAGSVGRTDLPGGSTAELYESLARVCLPLDDSTVVLSGHGPQTTIGRERAANPYLGEAARAAGAGPQPTPRRGL from the coding sequence GTGCTCATTGCCGGGTTCCCCGCAGGGGCCTGGGGGACCAACTGCTACGTGGTCGCCCCCGCCGCGGGCGAGGAGTGCGTGATCATCGACCCGGGCCACCGCGCCGCCCCGGGAGTCGAGGACCTGCTCGCCAAGCACCGGCTCAAGCCCGTCGCCGTGATCCTCACCCACGGCCACATCGACCATGTGGCCTCCGTGGTCCCGGTGTGCGGAGCGCACGGCGTGCCCGCCTGGGTCCACCCCGAGGACCGCTACATGCTGGCGGACCCCGAGAAGGCGCTCGGCCAGGCCATCGGAGCGCAGCTGCTCGGGGAGCTGACCGTCGGCGAGCCCGACGACCTGCGGGAGCTGTCCGACGGCAGCGTGCTGGAGCTGGCGGGCCTGCGGTTCTCCGTCGCGCACGCGCCCGGCCATACCAAGGGGTCGGTGACGTACCGGACGCCCGAGACCGCCGAGATCCCCCCGGTGCTGTTCTCCGGCGACCTGCTCTTCGCCGGCTCCGTCGGACGCACCGACCTGCCCGGAGGGTCCACCGCCGAGCTGTACGAGTCGCTGGCCCGCGTGTGCCTGCCGCTCGACGACTCGACCGTGGTGCTCTCCGGCCACGGCCCCCAGACGACCATCGGCCGCGAACGCGCCGCCAACCCCTACCTGGGCGAGGCGGCCCGCGCCGCCGGAGCCGGCCCGCAGCCGACTCCACGACGAGGATTGTGA